GTGCCGGTCCTTCTCCGCAGCAGCGGCGGCGGTTGCCGCGTAGCCCATCTCCGGCGTCGGGCGCGCTGAGAAGTCGCCGCCCCGGCCCAGGTCGAAGATCGCGGCCGCCGGGACAATCGGTACTACTCCCCCGGGAACGGCGAAGCCCCGGTTGTTCTCCTCACACCAGCGCTGGGCGCCGGACGCCGATGCCAGGCCGTAGGCGCTGCCGCCGGTGAGGACCACCGCGTGCACGGCACTGACCAGGGTGGTGGGATCGAGGGCGTCGGTCTCATGGGTGGCAGGTCCCCCGCCCTGGACGTCCACCGATCCAACGGTGCCCGGCGGCGGAAGGACCACCGTCACCCCGCTCAGCCAGCCGTCGCGGTTCTTCTGTACGTGGCCAACCCGGATCCCCGGTACATCGGTGATTGCTCCCATGGCACCCATTCTGCCCTTATACATTCTGGGGACGCGGGTAATCCCTGATGACGCAGAAAATCCCCGAGGAGACAGATATATGGGTGTCCTCAGGGATTTTCTGTGTCGATGCGGAATATGGGACCCTACGGGATCGGCACCGGGGTGACGCCGAGGGGCACCAGGTGCTCCGCGCCGCCGTCGGGCGCGGACAACACCCAGATGCCCTTGTCGTGGACAGCAACGGAGTGCTCCCACTGGCAGGAGCGGGCACCGTCGGTGGTGATCACGGTCCAGTCATCCTCCAGTACCGCGGTCTCGATGCTGCCGCGGACCAGCATGGGCTCGATCGCCAGGCAGAGGCCCGGCCGGATCTTCGGGCCGCGGTGGCTGGTGCGGTAATTGAGGACGTCCGGCGGCATGTGCATTTCAGAGCCGATGCCGTGGCCCACGTAGTCCTCGAGGATGCCCAGCGGCTTGCCGGGCACGGAAGAGACGTAGTCGTCAATGGCGGCGCCGATATCGCCCACGTGCTTTCCGCTGGACAGGGCCGCGATCCCCCGCCACAAGGCTGCGTGCGTCACGTCGGAGAGGCGCTGGTCCTCGGGATCAGCAGTACCCACGATGACGGTCCGTGCGGAGTCGGAGTGCCAGCCGTTCACAATGGCACCGCCGTCGATCGAGATGATGTCGCCGTCGTTCAGGACACGGCTGCCGGGGATGCCGTGGACCACTTCCTCATTGACCGACGTGCAGATGGTGGCGGGGAAGCCGTGGTAGCCCAGGAAGTTGGACTTGGCACCGGCCTCGTTCAGGACGGCGGCGAAGACATCATCCAGGTGCTTGGTGGTGACGCCGGGAACGGCAGCTGCCACAGCGGCATCCAGGGCTCGGCTCAGGACCAGGCCTGCTTCGTGCATAGTGCGCATCTGGGCGTTGGTCTTGTATTCGATGCGGGGCTGGCCAAAGGCCATGGTGCTTCCTTTCAAATGGCTGAGGCTCCTCCCGTGTACCGGGAGGAGCCTCGGAAAAACTTGCCTGGATCAGGCTGCCTGTGCGGCCTTAATGGCCTGCATCACGCGGTCTGTCACTTCGTCGATGGGGCCGATGCCGTCAACCTGGGTGAGGATGCCGCGCTCGGCATACTTTGCCACGACGGCTTCGGTCTGCTCGTGGTACAGGTCAAGGCGGTGGCGGATGACGGCTTCGTTGTCGTCGCTCCGGCCCGTCTCCTTGGCCCGGCCGAGGAGACGGTGGACCAGTTCCTCGTCGTCGGCAGTCAGCTGCAGGACGACGTCGAGCTTCTCCTCACCCTTGGCGAGGATCTCGTCGAGGTAGTCAACCTGCGCGGTGGTGCGGGGGTACCCGTCCAGCAGGAAGCCGTTTTCGACGTCGGACTCGCTCAGGCGGTCACGCACCATCTTGTTGGTGACGCTGTCAGGAACGAAGTCGCCGTTGTCCATGTACTTCTTGGCCTCAATGCCAAGGGGTGTCTCGCCCTTCACGTTCGCACGGAAAATGTCCCCGGTGGAGATGGCCACAACGCCGAGGCGCTCTGAAATCCGCTCCGCCTGCGTTCCTTTTCCGGAACCCGGAGGTCCAATAATCAGCATTCTCGTCATCGCAAAAGCCCTTCGTAGTGACGTTGTTGTAGCTGCGCATCAATCTGCTTGACGGTCTCCAGGCCAACGCCCACCATGATCAGGATCGAGGTGCCACCGAACGGGAAGTTCTGGTTTGCGTTGATCAGTACCAGTGCCACCAGCGGAATCAGCGCCACGAAACCCAGGTACAAGGCACCGGGCAGCGTGATCCGGGAAAGCACGTACTGCAGGTAGTCAGCGGTGGGTTTACCGGCGCGGATACCTGGAATGAAGCCGCCGTACTTCTTCATGTTGTCCGAGACCTCTTCAGGGTTGAAGGTGATCGCGACGTAGAAGTAGGTAAAGAACACGATCAGGGCGAAGTAGATCGCCATGTAGATCGGGTGGTCACCGCGGGTCAGGTTGTTGTTGATCCATTCGACCCACGGCTGGAGCTGCTCGCCCGGCTTCGGCTGGTTGAACTGGGAGATCAGTCCAGGCAGGTAAAGCATCGAGGAAGCAAAAATCACGGGGATGACGCCGGCCATGTTGACCTTGATAGGGATGTACGTGCTGGTACCTCCCACGGTGCGGCGGCCGATCATCCGTTTGGCGTACTGCACCGGAATACGGCGCTGCGACTGCTCAACGAAGACCACCAGGGCCACCGTCAGCAGGCCCACGGCCAGAACCATAAAGAAGGTTCCCGGGCCCTGGGAAGTCCAGATGGCGCCCAGCGAGGTGGGGAAGGTCGCAGCGATCGAGGTGAAGATGAGCAGGGACATACCGTTGCCCACGCCCTTCTCGGTGACGAGCTCACCCATCCACATGATCAGGCCGGTGCCGGCTGTCAGGGTGATGATGATCAGGATGGTGGTGATCACGCTGTCGTCGGGAATGATCGGCAGGTTGCAGCCGGGAAGGAGCTGGCCGGACCGCGCCAGGGATACCAGCGTGGTGGCGTTGAGCAGGCCCAGGGCGATGGTGAGGTACCGGGTGTACTGGGTCAGCTTGGACTGGCCGGCCGCGCCCTCTTCGTAGAGCTCCTGGAAACGGGGAATGACCACCCGGAGCAGCTGGACGATGATGCTGGCCGTAATGTACGGCATGATGCCCAGCGCGAAGATGGAAACCTGGAGCAACGCACCGCCGCTGAACAGGTTAACGAGCTGGTACAGGCCGCCTGCGGTCTGACCGTTCTGCAAGCATTGCTGGACATTCTGGTAGTTCACACCTGGCGAGGGAATGAAAGCACCCAAGCGGAAGATGGTGATGATTCCCAGCGTGAACAACAACTTGCGTCGCAGATCAGGCGTGCGAAAGGCCCGGCCAAATGCGCTAAGCAAGCGTCCTCCTGGTGGTGTGGATAAAGAGTGTGTGATGGGGATCTAGGAATCCCAACAACCGAGTCTAACCGTTGGATGCGCCATGCGAACAATCCGGAGAAGCCCGCGTGCGCCCGATGGCCGGAAAAACACGCCCGACGGATGTGAAAAACTCCCGGTACCAAGGCCTGTGGCCCCGGTACCGGGAGTTCAACAACGGGCTTTCACCCACCGGCTCTAGAGAGCGGTGGTGCTTCCGCCTGCTGCAGCGATCTTTTCAGCGGCGCTGGCCGAGAATGCGTGGGCGGTGACGTCTACCTTGACGGTGATGTCGCCGGTGCCCAGCACCTTGACGGGCTGGTTCTTGCGAACGGCGCCCTTTTCGACCAGGTTCTCGACGGTGACGGTGCCACCTTCCGGGAACAGCTCGTTGAGCTTGTCCAGGTTAACAACCTGGAACTCAACGCGGAACGGGTTCTTGAAGCCGCGCAGCTTGGGCAGGCGCATGTGCAGCGGCAGCTGGCCGCCGGCAAAGCCAGCCTTGATCTGGTAACGCGCAGCAGTACCCTTGGTACCGCGACCGGCGGTCTTACCCTTGGAACCCTCACCACGACCAACGCGGGTCTTGGCGGTCTTGGCACCCGGGGCGGGACGCAGGTGGTGAACCTTCAGTGCGCTCTGCTTTTCAGCAGCGGCGCTCTGTGCCTTCTCAGGAGTGTTCTCTGCCATTTACTTCGCCTCCTCTACCTGTACCAGGTGCGGAACCGTGTTGAGCATTCCAACGGTCACGGCGTCGGCAGTGCGGACAACGGTGTGTCCGATCCGCTTCAGGCCGAGGGACCGCAGGGTGTCGCGCTGGTTCTGCTTGCCGCCAATGGCGGACTTGATCTGAGTGATCTCCAACTGGGCGTCGGAGGGAATCAGGTTCTTAGCCATAACTAGACACCCGCCTTCTGGTTCAGGAGAGCCTTCACCAGTGCTGCCGGAGCAACCTCGTCCAGCGGCAGGCCGCGGCGTGCTGCCACTGCTGCCGGCTCTTCGAGGCGCTTCAGGGCATCAACGGTCGCGTGAACGATGTTGATGGCGTTCGAGGAACCGAGCGACTTGGAGAGGATGTCGTGGATGCCCACGCACTCCAGTACTGCACGGACCGGGCCACCGGCGATAACACCGGTACCGGCGGAAGCCGGACGCAGCATAACGACGCCTGCGGCAGCCTCACCCTGAACGCGGTGCGGGATGGTGTTGCCAACGCGGGGAACGCGGAAGAAGGACTTCTTGGCCTCTTCAACGCCCTTCGCGATTGCGGCAGGAACTTCCTTAGCCTTGCCGTAGCCAACGCCGACCATGCCGTTGCCGTCACCGACGACGACCAGGGCGGTGAAGCTGAAGCGACGACCACCCTTGACCACCTTGGAGACGCGGTTGATGGTGACAACGCGCTCTACGAACTGGCTCTTCTCGGCTTCGCGGCCGCCGTCGCGGCCGCCACGGCCACCACGGTCGCCGCGGCCCTGGCCACGGTCGCCACGCTCGCCGCGACGAGCGCCGCCACGGCGGTCGTCAGCAGCTGCGGGGGCAGTGGTCTCAGCGGCAGCTACGGCTTCAGTAGCCTTCTGATCTGCAGACACAGTGTCCTTTTCCTTGTTTGCTTCCGTCACAGTGACAGCCCACCTTCACGTGCACCGTCAGCGACGGCGGCGATCCGGCCGTGGTACTTGTTACCACCGCGGTCGAAGACAACAGCTTCGATACCGGCAGCCTTGGCACGCTCTGCGACGAGTTCGCCAACGCGCCTGGCCTTGGCAGTCTTGTCACCGTCGAATGCACGAAGGTCGGCTTCCAGAGTGGACGCGCTCGCTACGGTCAGGCCCTTGGTGTCATCGACAACCTGGACGAATACGTGGCGTGCGGAACGGTTGACGACCAGACGAGGACGTACAGCCGTACCGGAGATGCGCTTACGGATACGAAGCTGGCGGCGGCTGCGCTGGGCAGACTTGCTCTTGTTCGTACGCTTCTTATTAATTGAGATGGCCATGGTTACTTACCAGCCTTTCCGACCTTGCGGCGGATGACTTCGCCGGCGTAACGGATGCCCTTGCCCTTGTAGGGGTCCGGTTTCCGCAGCTTGCGAATGTTGGCAGCAACCTCGCCGACCTGCTGCTTGTTGATACCTGAAACAGAGAGCTTGGTCGGGGTCTCAACTGCAAAGGTGATGCCCTCCGGTGCGGAGACATTTACCGGGTGGCTGAAACCGAGAGCGAACTCAAGGTCAGATCCCTTGGCCTGAACGCGGTAACCGGTACCGACGATTTCAAGCTTCTTCTCGTAGCCCTTGGTAACGCCCTCGATCATGTTGGAGATCAGGGTGCGGGTCAGGCCGTGGAGTGAACGGGAGGCGCGCTCGTCGTTCGGGCGGGCGACAGTCAGGGTCTCTGCTTCCAGGGTGACCTCGATCGGGCTGGCCACAGTGTGGTTCAGCTCGCCCTTGGATCCCTTGACGCTGACGACAGAGCCGTCAACCTTGACCTCAACGCCGGCAGGAACGGTGATGGGGAGACGTCCAATACGTGACATTATTCTCTTCCTTTCCCGTTACCAGACGTAAGCGAGGACTTCGCCGCCCACGCCCTTCTTGCCGGCCTGCTTGTCAGTCAGGAGGCCGGAAGAGGTGGACAGGATTGCGACACCCAGGCCACCCAGCACGTGCGGCAGGTTGGTGGACTTTGCGTAAACGCGCAGACCGGGCTTGGAGATACGGCGAACACCAGCGATTGAACGCTCGCGGTTCGGCCCGAACTTGAGCTCGATGGTCAGCTTCTTGCCAACCTCAGCGTCTTCTTCCTTCCAGCTGGCGATGAAGCCTTCTGCCTTGAGGATGTCAGCAACGCGTGCCTTGAGCTTGCTGTACGGCATGGACACGGAATCGTGGTATGCCGAGTTTGCATTGCGCAGACGCGTAAGCATGTCTGCGACAGGATCTGTCATTGTCATGGTGGGCTCTTGCCCTTCCTCATAACGGTTTCCGCGGGCTGGCTTTCTACAGGGATACTGTTCGAAGCCGTACCGCCGGACCTTTTACGTAGTTAGATTAGTCTTCGGCCTTGAACGGGAAACCAAGCGCCTTGAGCAGCGCGCGGCCTTCGTCATCGGTCTTGGCAGTGGTAACAACCGTGATATCCATACCGCGGGTGCGGTCGATCTTGTCCTGGTCGATTTCGTGGAACATAACCTGCTCGGTCAGACCGAAGGTGTAGTTTCCGTTACCGTCGAACTGCTTGCCGGAGAGACCACGGAAGTCCCTGATGCGGGGCAGTGCGAGGGTGACCAGGCGGTCCAGGAATTCCCACATGCGGTCGCCACGCAGGGTAGCGTGTGCACCGATGGGCATGCCTTCGCGCAGCTTGAACTGTGCGATCGACTTGCGGGCCTTGGTTACCTGCGGCTTCTGGCCGGTGATCTGGGTGAGGTCGCGGACAGCGCCGTCGATCAGCTTGGAGTCCTTGGCGGCATCTCCAACACCCATGTTCACAACGACCTTCACCAGGCGGGGAACCTGGTTGACGTTTTCGTACTTGAATTCCTCAATGAGCGTGCTCTTGATGGATTCGGCGTACTTGGTCTTCAGACGAGGAACGATCTTCGTTGCCGGAGTCTCGAGAGTCTCAGTCATTAGATGTCCTTCCCTGAGCTCTTGGCCACGCGGATGCGCACTTCGCGCTGCTTGCCGTTGCGCTCAACGGTTTCAGTGCGGAAGCCGACGCGGGTGGGCTTCTTGGTGGAGGGGTCTACCAGAGCCACGTTGGAGATGTGGATCGGAGCTTCAACAACCTCGATGCCACCGGTCTTGGTGCCGCGCTGCGACTGACCGACCTTGGTGTGCTTGGTGACGCGGTTGATGCCTTCAACCAACACTCGGTTGGTGTCGGTGAACACGCGCAGGACCTTGCCCTGCTTGCCGCGGTCGCCGCCGCGCTCAGCCTTGGCGCCAGTGATGACCTGAACGAGGTCACCCTTCTTGATCTTTGCAGCCATGGACTAGAGCACCTCCGGAGCCAGAGAAACGATCTTCATGAACTTCTTGTCACGGAGTTCACGACCAACCGGTCCGAAGATACGGGTACCGCGGGGGTCACCGTCGCCCTTCAGGATCACAGCTGCGTTCTCGTCAAACTTGATGTAGGAACCATCCGCACGGCGGCGTTCCTTCTTGGTACGGACGATGACTGCCTTGACAACATCGCCCTTCTTTACGTTGCCGCCCGGGATTGCGTCCTTGACGGTGGCGACAATGACGTCACCGATGCCTGCGTAGCGACGACCAGATCCACCGAGAACGCGAATGGTAAGGATTTCCTTAGCACCCGTGTTGTCGGCGACCTTGAGCCGCGACTCCTGCTGAATCACTATTTACTCCTTGCGTCGCGCCGGTTCTCAGACCGAAAATCTTCCTACGGAATGAGCCTTGCGGAACGGTTGATCGGGGTGTCTCTTGACCTGCCTGGATTTTGCCAGACCAGGCCTAAACGCCCGTGCCAGAAGCAGTTGCTCCCATCCGGTCCAGGACAGGTCCTGGGCGCAAGGGGGCACTATGCCGTGGCACGCTTGTTTACGAGTTTGATGACGGCGCGCGGAAGGCGCCATACAAACTCAATATCCTAGCACGTTTTCCGCCCATCCCCATATCACCGCCGGGGCTCCCCCGCAAGACGGACGACGTCGTCACGCACGGCAGCCTTTTGGCCCACCTTTGGTGCCGCTCCCCCCGGAAAGACGCCCGGCCGCCGTCGTCCGCCCCGCAAAAAGTGGGCCACCCTGACAGCGTCAGTCGCCCCATCACCTCCCACCAAAAATATGGGG
This genomic interval from Arthrobacter sp. SLBN-100 contains the following:
- the secY gene encoding preprotein translocase subunit SecY, whose product is MLSAFGRAFRTPDLRRKLLFTLGIITIFRLGAFIPSPGVNYQNVQQCLQNGQTAGGLYQLVNLFSGGALLQVSIFALGIMPYITASIIVQLLRVVIPRFQELYEEGAAGQSKLTQYTRYLTIALGLLNATTLVSLARSGQLLPGCNLPIIPDDSVITTILIIITLTAGTGLIMWMGELVTEKGVGNGMSLLIFTSIAATFPTSLGAIWTSQGPGTFFMVLAVGLLTVALVVFVEQSQRRIPVQYAKRMIGRRTVGGTSTYIPIKVNMAGVIPVIFASSMLYLPGLISQFNQPKPGEQLQPWVEWINNNLTRGDHPIYMAIYFALIVFFTYFYVAITFNPEEVSDNMKKYGGFIPGIRAGKPTADYLQYVLSRITLPGALYLGFVALIPLVALVLINANQNFPFGGTSILIMVGVGLETVKQIDAQLQQRHYEGLLR
- the map gene encoding type I methionyl aminopeptidase, whose protein sequence is MAFGQPRIEYKTNAQMRTMHEAGLVLSRALDAAVAAAVPGVTTKHLDDVFAAVLNEAGAKSNFLGYHGFPATICTSVNEEVVHGIPGSRVLNDGDIISIDGGAIVNGWHSDSARTVIVGTADPEDQRLSDVTHAALWRGIAALSSGKHVGDIGAAIDDYVSSVPGKPLGILEDYVGHGIGSEMHMPPDVLNYRTSHRGPKIRPGLCLAIEPMLVRGSIETAVLEDDWTVITTDGARSCQWEHSVAVHDKGIWVLSAPDGGAEHLVPLGVTPVPIP
- the rplR gene encoding 50S ribosomal protein L18; translated protein: MAISINKKRTNKSKSAQRSRRQLRIRKRISGTAVRPRLVVNRSARHVFVQVVDDTKGLTVASASTLEADLRAFDGDKTAKARRVGELVAERAKAAGIEAVVFDRGGNKYHGRIAAVADGAREGGLSL
- the rpsH gene encoding 30S ribosomal protein S8; protein product: MTMTDPVADMLTRLRNANSAYHDSVSMPYSKLKARVADILKAEGFIASWKEEDAEVGKKLTIELKFGPNRERSIAGVRRISKPGLRVYAKSTNLPHVLGGLGVAILSTSSGLLTDKQAGKKGVGGEVLAYVW
- the rplF gene encoding 50S ribosomal protein L6, with the translated sequence MSRIGRLPITVPAGVEVKVDGSVVSVKGSKGELNHTVASPIEVTLEAETLTVARPNDERASRSLHGLTRTLISNMIEGVTKGYEKKLEIVGTGYRVQAKGSDLEFALGFSHPVNVSAPEGITFAVETPTKLSVSGINKQQVGEVAANIRKLRKPDPYKGKGIRYAGEVIRRKVGKAGK
- the rplE gene encoding 50S ribosomal protein L5, encoding MTETLETPATKIVPRLKTKYAESIKSTLIEEFKYENVNQVPRLVKVVVNMGVGDAAKDSKLIDGAVRDLTQITGQKPQVTKARKSIAQFKLREGMPIGAHATLRGDRMWEFLDRLVTLALPRIRDFRGLSGKQFDGNGNYTFGLTEQVMFHEIDQDKIDRTRGMDITVVTTAKTDDEGRALLKALGFPFKAED
- the rplO gene encoding 50S ribosomal protein L15, whose protein sequence is MAENTPEKAQSAAAEKQSALKVHHLRPAPGAKTAKTRVGRGEGSKGKTAGRGTKGTAARYQIKAGFAGGQLPLHMRLPKLRGFKNPFRVEFQVVNLDKLNELFPEGGTVTVENLVEKGAVRKNQPVKVLGTGDITVKVDVTAHAFSASAAEKIAAAGGSTTAL
- the rplX gene encoding 50S ribosomal protein L24 → MAAKIKKGDLVQVITGAKAERGGDRGKQGKVLRVFTDTNRVLVEGINRVTKHTKVGQSQRGTKTGGIEVVEAPIHISNVALVDPSTKKPTRVGFRTETVERNGKQREVRIRVAKSSGKDI
- the rplN gene encoding 50S ribosomal protein L14 — encoded protein: MIQQESRLKVADNTGAKEILTIRVLGGSGRRYAGIGDVIVATVKDAIPGGNVKKGDVVKAVIVRTKKERRRADGSYIKFDENAAVILKGDGDPRGTRIFGPVGRELRDKKFMKIVSLAPEVL
- a CDS encoding adenylate kinase, encoding MLIIGPPGSGKGTQAERISERLGVVAISTGDIFRANVKGETPLGIEAKKYMDNGDFVPDSVTNKMVRDRLSESDVENGFLLDGYPRTTAQVDYLDEILAKGEEKLDVVLQLTADDEELVHRLLGRAKETGRSDDNEAVIRHRLDLYHEQTEAVVAKYAERGILTQVDGIGPIDEVTDRVMQAIKAAQAA
- the rpsE gene encoding 30S ribosomal protein S5, encoding MTEANKEKDTVSADQKATEAVAAAETTAPAAADDRRGGARRGERGDRGQGRGDRGGRGGRDGGREAEKSQFVERVVTINRVSKVVKGGRRFSFTALVVVGDGNGMVGVGYGKAKEVPAAIAKGVEEAKKSFFRVPRVGNTIPHRVQGEAAAGVVMLRPASAGTGVIAGGPVRAVLECVGIHDILSKSLGSSNAINIVHATVDALKRLEEPAAVAARRGLPLDEVAPAALVKALLNQKAGV
- the rpmD gene encoding 50S ribosomal protein L30; the encoded protein is MAKNLIPSDAQLEITQIKSAIGGKQNQRDTLRSLGLKRIGHTVVRTADAVTVGMLNTVPHLVQVEEAK